The Gordonia sp. KTR9 genome contains a region encoding:
- a CDS encoding DUF2505 domain-containing protein, whose amino-acid sequence MARRLSYSARYAQSAEKLYQAQSIKQYWDDMMAGFQMISPHCEVDSFVSDETGIRVVLKQTIGRDQLPALAQTVMKKDMVITREETLGPFDPDNTKGTYNASIPAGPGSLNGWQELFPTDNGGCTIRRTSEAKVFVPFVNGKLEQMILINLVDLFRAEAEYAKDWVDKNL is encoded by the coding sequence ATGGCACGACGGCTCAGCTACTCCGCGCGGTACGCACAGTCCGCGGAGAAGCTCTACCAGGCCCAGAGCATCAAGCAGTACTGGGACGACATGATGGCAGGCTTCCAGATGATCTCCCCACACTGCGAGGTCGACTCCTTCGTCTCCGACGAGACGGGTATCCGGGTGGTCCTCAAGCAGACCATCGGGCGAGATCAGCTGCCCGCGCTCGCCCAGACGGTGATGAAGAAGGACATGGTCATCACCCGCGAGGAGACCCTGGGTCCGTTCGACCCGGACAACACCAAGGGCACGTACAACGCGTCGATCCCGGCCGGTCCGGGCAGCCTCAACGGCTGGCAGGAGCTGTTCCCGACCGACAACGGCGGCTGCACGATCCGCCGGACCAGTGAGGCGAAGGTCTTCGTCCCGTTCGTCAACGGCAAGCTCGAGCAGATGATCCTGATCAACCTCGTCGACCTTTTCCGTGCCGAGGCCGAGTACGCCAAGGACTGGGTCGACAAGAACTTGTGA
- a CDS encoding class I SAM-dependent methyltransferase has protein sequence MAHSPLVRSALDTPRPLVVDLGYGARPDTTVEMAVRLRRVAPQLEMVGLEIDPERVVEPRAGVRFAVGGFELGGLRPHVVRAFNVLRQYDENEVDDAWARMRSALAPGGVIVEGTCDEIGRRCSWVLLDADGPVSLTLSWAPEHSDRPSDLAARLPKALIHHNVPGERINSLLTLADQCWDVAAPLAPYGPRTRWRRALGLLRERGIDCEVPRRRLSDNVLTVPWEEVAPR, from the coding sequence ATGGCCCACTCGCCGCTGGTGCGGTCGGCGCTGGACACCCCGCGTCCCCTGGTCGTCGATCTCGGTTATGGTGCGCGTCCGGACACGACCGTCGAGATGGCCGTGCGCCTGCGTCGGGTGGCTCCGCAGCTGGAGATGGTCGGACTCGAGATCGACCCCGAACGTGTCGTCGAGCCACGCGCGGGTGTCCGGTTCGCGGTCGGCGGATTCGAGTTGGGGGGCCTGCGCCCGCACGTGGTGCGCGCGTTCAACGTCTTGCGGCAGTACGACGAGAACGAGGTCGACGACGCGTGGGCGCGGATGCGCTCCGCGCTCGCACCGGGCGGTGTCATCGTCGAGGGCACGTGTGACGAGATCGGCCGACGGTGCAGCTGGGTACTGCTCGACGCCGATGGTCCGGTGAGCCTGACCCTCAGCTGGGCGCCGGAGCATTCGGACCGTCCGTCGGATCTGGCCGCGCGGCTGCCCAAGGCGCTGATCCACCACAACGTCCCGGGTGAGCGGATCAACTCCCTGCTGACCCTGGCCGATCAGTGCTGGGACGTCGCCGCACCGCTGGCGCCGTACGGTCCGCGCACGCGGTGGCGTCGAGCGCTCGGTCTGCTGCGCGAGCGCGGGATCGATTGCGAGGTGCCGCGGCGCCGCCTGTCGGACAACGTCCTGACGGTTCCGTGGGAGGAAGTCGCGCCCCGGTAG
- a CDS encoding carbon-nitrogen hydrolase family protein, protein MRVAMAQISSTDDPGANLATVRSATEDAASRGAELVVFPEATMCRFGVPLKPVAEDLDGPWARGVSEVAAASGVTVVAGMFTPSGDGRVRNTVVVAHPDGTRLGYHKIHLYDAFGFTESKNVAPGCQPLTFQVGDVTVGVATCYDIRFPALFTHLARLGAQVIVVPTSWGAGPGKLRQWEVLSSARALDSTTFVVAVDQAFPIDEDTASSSAPTGIGHSQITDPFGTLVAAYPDSIRVDVHDLDLALVEKARTQLAVLANERLLPVGGGTDNDVTPAHARLRESDDPGRNP, encoded by the coding sequence ATGCGTGTGGCGATGGCCCAGATCAGTTCGACCGACGACCCGGGTGCCAACCTGGCGACGGTGCGTTCGGCCACCGAGGACGCGGCGTCGCGCGGCGCCGAACTCGTCGTGTTCCCCGAGGCCACGATGTGCCGCTTCGGGGTGCCGCTGAAGCCGGTCGCCGAGGACCTCGACGGTCCGTGGGCGCGCGGGGTGTCCGAGGTCGCCGCGGCGTCCGGAGTCACGGTGGTGGCCGGGATGTTCACCCCGTCCGGTGACGGCCGCGTCCGCAACACCGTCGTCGTCGCGCATCCCGACGGAACGCGTCTCGGGTACCACAAGATCCACCTCTACGACGCATTCGGTTTCACCGAGTCGAAGAACGTCGCGCCGGGTTGTCAGCCGCTGACGTTCCAGGTCGGAGACGTCACCGTCGGCGTCGCCACCTGCTACGACATTCGGTTCCCGGCGCTGTTCACCCATCTCGCACGGCTGGGCGCCCAGGTGATCGTGGTGCCCACGTCGTGGGGCGCCGGTCCGGGCAAGCTGCGCCAGTGGGAGGTGCTCTCCTCGGCCCGGGCGCTGGATTCGACGACCTTCGTGGTGGCCGTCGACCAGGCGTTTCCCATCGATGAGGACACCGCGTCGTCGAGTGCGCCCACCGGAATCGGACACAGCCAAATCACAGACCCATTCGGTACGTTGGTCGCCGCGTATCCGGATAGCATCCGGGTGGACGTGCACGACCTCGACCTAGCACTGGTCGAGAAGGCCCGTACACAACTGGCAGTCCTCGCCAACGAGCGGCTCCTGCCGGTCGGCGGTGGAACGGACAACGACGTGACGCCGGCCCACGCGCGGCTCCGCGAGTCAGACGACCCAGGACGGAACCCATGA
- the purU gene encoding formyltetrahydrofolate deformylase has product MAPGQTTQTQADQTEHRYVLTLGCPDRTGIVARISTFLTDVGGWITEAAYHSDEETGWFFTRQAIRADSVSSTAEQLRARFASEVAAELGPETDWHLTDSRETKSVVLLVSKESHCLIDLLGRAHRGELPAAIRAVVGNHRELEDLATRFGVPFHHVPFGGERKAEAFAEVGRIVEGYEPDAVVLARFMQILPPQLCDAWAGRALNIHHSFLPSFIGARPYHQAFARGVKLIGATCHYVTADLDAGPIIEQDVIRVDHSDSVADMVRQGRDIETLVLSRGLRWHLEDRVLVHGRKTVVFT; this is encoded by the coding sequence GTGGCCCCCGGACAGACGACCCAGACCCAGGCAGATCAGACCGAGCACCGCTATGTGCTGACGCTCGGCTGCCCCGACCGCACCGGCATCGTGGCCCGGATCTCGACCTTCCTCACCGACGTCGGCGGCTGGATCACCGAGGCTGCCTACCACTCCGACGAGGAGACCGGCTGGTTCTTCACCCGTCAGGCGATTCGCGCGGATTCGGTGTCGTCGACCGCGGAGCAACTGCGCGCGCGCTTCGCCTCGGAGGTCGCCGCCGAACTCGGGCCCGAGACCGACTGGCACCTCACCGATTCGCGGGAGACCAAGTCCGTGGTCCTGCTGGTGAGCAAGGAGAGCCATTGCCTCATCGACCTTCTCGGCCGTGCTCACCGAGGCGAACTCCCGGCAGCGATCCGGGCCGTCGTCGGCAACCATCGCGAATTGGAGGACCTGGCCACCCGTTTCGGCGTCCCGTTCCACCACGTGCCGTTCGGGGGCGAACGCAAGGCCGAGGCCTTTGCCGAAGTGGGCCGGATCGTCGAGGGCTACGAACCCGACGCAGTCGTGCTGGCGCGCTTCATGCAGATCCTGCCGCCGCAGTTGTGTGATGCCTGGGCCGGCCGCGCCCTCAACATCCACCACAGCTTCCTGCCCAGCTTCATCGGCGCCCGGCCCTACCATCAGGCCTTCGCGCGCGGGGTGAAGCTGATCGGTGCCACCTGCCATTACGTCACCGCCGACCTCGACGCCGGCCCCATCATCGAACAAGACGTCATCCGCGTCGACCACAGCGACTCGGTCGCCGACATGGTCCGCCAGGGCCGCGACATCGAGACCCTGGTGCTCAGCCGCGGCCTGCGGTGGCACCTCGAGGATCGTGTTCTGGTCCACGGACGCAAGACCGTCGTCTTCACCTGA
- the deoC gene encoding deoxyribose-phosphate aldolase produces the protein MTNKDLRRGDVAAIIDHTLLKPEATRADAEATVADAARLGVFAVCLSPSMLPIDTGELRTCVVAGFPSGKHHSLVKAAEARLAVDSGADEVDMVIDVGAAVDGRFDEVFADVLTVREAVGDDTLLKVIIESAALLELAGPETVTEVCRRAERAGASMVKTSTGFHPAGGASVEAVQLMRAAVSDRMGVKASGGIRTAAFAAELIAAGATRLGLSASAAVLDGFPE, from the coding sequence GTGACGAACAAGGACCTGCGCCGCGGCGACGTCGCCGCCATCATCGACCACACGTTGCTGAAGCCGGAGGCGACCCGCGCCGACGCGGAGGCCACGGTCGCCGATGCCGCGCGGCTCGGGGTGTTCGCCGTCTGCCTGTCCCCGTCGATGCTCCCGATCGACACCGGGGAACTGCGGACCTGCGTCGTGGCCGGGTTCCCGTCGGGAAAGCACCATTCGCTGGTCAAGGCGGCCGAGGCGCGTCTGGCCGTCGACTCCGGTGCGGACGAGGTCGACATGGTGATCGATGTCGGGGCGGCCGTCGACGGTCGGTTCGACGAGGTGTTCGCCGACGTCCTCACCGTCCGTGAGGCCGTCGGGGACGACACCCTCCTGAAGGTGATCATCGAATCGGCTGCGCTGTTGGAACTCGCCGGACCGGAGACCGTCACCGAGGTGTGCCGCCGCGCCGAACGGGCCGGTGCGTCGATGGTGAAGACGTCGACCGGGTTCCATCCGGCGGGCGGTGCGAGCGTCGAGGCGGTGCAACTGATGCGGGCCGCGGTGAGCGATCGCATGGGGGTGAAGGCGAGTGGCGGAATCCGGACCGCCGCATTCGCCGCCGAGCTCATCGCGGCCGGTGCGACCCGGCTCGGTCTGTCCGCGTCGGCCGCCGTACTCGACGGTTTCCCCGAATAG
- a CDS encoding NAD(P)/FAD-dependent oxidoreductase, with protein sequence MTTPVTTGKNSTTSGYDVAIVGGGAAGLSAATILARSLRKVVVIDAGQPRNAPAAGAHNVLGQDGTSPLDLLARGRAEATGYGAEIRSDTVVDAAGAIDDFTLRLSSGEVVAARHLILATGLVDELPDLPGVAELWGHDVLHCPYCHGYEVRGTRIVQIATSPMSAHQALMFRQLSEHVTVIAHDPAALSADDREHLAATGIDVVDARVERVRTRERDGATRLDGVQLTDGTVVEADAVVVSPRFMVRGELYERLGGSLVDGPMGMGGVVGTGPMGETELPGVWAVGNTTTMNAMVTVAMGEGVSAGAAVNAGLVMADLHAKASAPA encoded by the coding sequence ATGACCACCCCCGTCACAACCGGAAAGAATTCCACCACAAGCGGATACGACGTCGCCATCGTGGGCGGCGGAGCTGCCGGCCTCAGTGCCGCGACGATCCTGGCGCGGTCCTTGCGCAAGGTCGTGGTCATCGACGCGGGGCAACCGCGCAATGCACCCGCCGCCGGAGCGCACAACGTGCTGGGGCAAGACGGGACCTCGCCCCTCGACCTGCTCGCCCGCGGGCGCGCGGAGGCGACCGGGTACGGGGCCGAGATCCGGTCGGACACCGTCGTCGACGCCGCCGGCGCCATCGACGACTTCACGCTGCGTCTCTCCTCGGGCGAGGTCGTCGCGGCGCGCCACCTCATCCTGGCGACCGGGCTGGTCGACGAACTCCCCGACCTCCCCGGGGTCGCCGAACTGTGGGGTCACGACGTGCTGCACTGTCCGTACTGCCACGGCTACGAGGTGCGCGGGACCCGTATCGTCCAGATCGCGACGAGCCCGATGTCGGCGCATCAGGCGCTCATGTTCCGCCAGCTCAGCGAGCATGTCACGGTGATCGCGCATGACCCTGCCGCCTTGTCGGCGGACGATCGTGAGCATCTCGCGGCCACCGGCATCGACGTCGTGGACGCCCGCGTCGAACGCGTCCGGACGCGGGAGCGGGACGGGGCGACCCGCCTCGACGGCGTCCAACTGACCGATGGCACCGTGGTCGAGGCCGACGCGGTGGTCGTCTCACCGAGGTTCATGGTCCGCGGTGAACTGTACGAGCGCCTCGGTGGCAGCCTCGTCGACGGCCCGATGGGCATGGGCGGCGTGGTCGGGACCGGCCCGATGGGTGAGACCGAGCTGCCGGGCGTGTGGGCGGTCGGCAACACCACCACGATGAATGCGATGGTGACCGTGGCCATGGGTGAGGGCGTCTCCGCCGGTGCCGCGGTCAACGCCGGACTGGTGATGGCCGACCTCCACGCCAAGGCCTCCGCCCCGGCGTGA
- a CDS encoding class I SAM-dependent methyltransferase produces the protein MTSTHHHHPVGDRHAHAGHAGDHIHDHADHARLAAVLDLDAELMADYLDDAARLIEESSTHAPARIADLGAGTGTGTEALARHFPQAQIIAVDGSPDMVALVERRARAGGFADRVTAVVADLDDGLPPLGSPDVVWAAMSLHHVAEPQRLLREAATTLAPDGIVVITEMAGVPRFLPAHEDAELRALQERCETAATEAGWEALVDWTDAFDAAGYDVLRVETLRVERNDPGQSVARYARHWFTQFRLRLAETLDPADLTRLDDLTADSDSDAQRRLDDLTLSAGRLLWIARPRTTAIPTPESEQR, from the coding sequence ATGACCAGCACCCACCATCACCACCCGGTCGGCGACCGTCACGCGCACGCGGGCCACGCCGGCGATCACATCCACGACCACGCCGACCACGCCCGGCTCGCCGCAGTCCTCGACCTCGACGCCGAACTCATGGCCGATTACCTGGACGACGCAGCGCGCCTGATCGAGGAGTCGTCGACACACGCGCCCGCGCGCATCGCCGATCTGGGCGCCGGCACCGGGACCGGCACCGAGGCGCTCGCGCGCCACTTCCCGCAGGCGCAGATCATCGCCGTCGACGGTTCGCCCGACATGGTCGCGCTCGTCGAACGTCGTGCGCGAGCGGGCGGTTTCGCCGATCGGGTGACCGCCGTCGTCGCCGATCTCGACGACGGGCTACCGCCCCTCGGGTCACCGGACGTCGTCTGGGCGGCCATGTCGCTGCACCACGTCGCCGAACCGCAACGCCTGTTACGGGAGGCCGCGACCACGCTCGCCCCGGACGGGATCGTCGTGATCACCGAGATGGCGGGCGTCCCGCGCTTCCTTCCCGCCCACGAGGACGCCGAGCTGCGGGCCCTGCAGGAGCGGTGCGAGACCGCGGCGACCGAAGCCGGGTGGGAGGCGCTCGTGGACTGGACCGACGCGTTCGACGCCGCCGGGTACGACGTGCTCCGTGTCGAGACCCTCCGGGTCGAGCGCAACGATCCCGGTCAGTCGGTGGCGCGGTACGCACGGCACTGGTTCACCCAGTTCCGGCTGCGCTTGGCCGAGACCCTCGACCCCGCCGACCTGACCCGCCTCGATGACCTGACCGCCGATTCCGACTCCGACGCACAGCGTCGCCTCGACGACCTGACCCTGTCCGCCGGGCGGCTCCTCTGGATCGCCCGCCCGCGCACCACCGCAATCCCCACTCCCGAGAGCGAGCAACGATGA
- a CDS encoding helix-turn-helix domain-containing protein, whose product MTQELDAVVRQRIRGLRIARGWTLDALAARCYLSPSTLSRIETGHRRVALDQLVPIARALGTTLDQLVEPADDTDVVIRPQPHTVEGMTMWLLSRENAPQGVTVAKMRFDREQPVGELRVHPGYEWFTVLSGTVKLWLGDRTVLVPEGDAAEFSTMIPHAICSYEGPAEVLSMMDHAGERAHLPSVRTGTAARDADAAGTPGA is encoded by the coding sequence ATGACGCAAGAACTCGATGCTGTCGTCCGCCAGCGCATTCGCGGACTCCGGATCGCGAGGGGCTGGACACTCGATGCCCTCGCCGCCCGGTGCTACCTGTCGCCGTCCACCCTCAGCCGGATCGAGACCGGGCACCGGCGGGTGGCGCTCGACCAGCTCGTGCCGATCGCCCGCGCGCTGGGCACGACCCTTGACCAGCTGGTCGAACCCGCCGATGACACCGATGTCGTGATCCGGCCCCAGCCGCACACGGTGGAGGGGATGACGATGTGGCTGCTCTCGCGCGAGAACGCGCCGCAGGGCGTGACCGTCGCCAAGATGCGCTTCGACCGTGAGCAACCCGTCGGTGAGCTGCGTGTTCACCCCGGCTACGAGTGGTTCACGGTGTTGTCGGGAACGGTGAAGCTGTGGCTGGGCGACCGCACCGTCCTCGTACCCGAGGGCGACGCCGCGGAGTTCTCGACGATGATCCCGCACGCGATCTGCTCGTACGAGGGTCCGGCGGAGGTGCTGTCGATGATGGACCATGCCGGCGAGCGGGCCCACCTGCCGTCCGTGCGGACCGGCACCGCGGCGCGCGACGCCGACGCCGCGGGCACCCCGGGCGCCTGA